In Nocardioides cavernae, a single genomic region encodes these proteins:
- the trxB gene encoding thioredoxin-disulfide reductase, which produces MSTSTETRNVIIIGSGPSGYTAAVYAARASLNPLVFEGSVTAGGALMNTTEVENFPGFRDGIMGPALMDEMRAQAERFGAELVSDDIVEVDLTGDVKVVKTATDTYTARSVILATGSGYRKLGLPREEELSGRGVSWCATCDGFFFREQAIAVVGGGDSAIEEATFLTRFGSKVYLIHRRDELRASKIMQERAFADPKLEMVWNSEVAAINGADKLESITLRDTVTGDERQLDITGLFIAIGHDPRSELLTGQVDLDDDGYVLVHHPSTRTNLPGVFAAGDLVDHHYRQAITAAGTGCAAALDAERFIAALDHAASTAGDAAATVQEISEQVQTAGA; this is translated from the coding sequence ATGAGCACCAGCACCGAGACGCGCAACGTCATCATCATCGGCTCGGGGCCCTCGGGCTACACAGCCGCCGTCTACGCGGCTCGCGCCTCGCTCAACCCGCTCGTCTTCGAGGGCTCGGTCACCGCCGGCGGCGCGCTGATGAACACCACCGAGGTGGAGAACTTCCCCGGCTTCCGCGACGGCATCATGGGCCCGGCCCTGATGGACGAGATGCGCGCCCAGGCCGAGCGGTTCGGCGCCGAGCTGGTCTCCGACGACATCGTCGAGGTCGACCTGACCGGCGACGTGAAGGTCGTGAAGACCGCCACCGACACCTACACCGCGCGCTCGGTGATCCTCGCCACCGGTTCGGGCTACCGCAAGCTCGGCCTGCCCCGCGAGGAGGAGCTCTCCGGTCGGGGAGTCTCGTGGTGTGCCACCTGCGACGGCTTCTTCTTCCGCGAGCAGGCCATCGCCGTCGTCGGCGGCGGCGACTCCGCCATCGAGGAGGCCACCTTCCTCACCCGCTTCGGGTCCAAGGTCTACCTGATCCACCGTCGCGACGAGCTGCGCGCCTCCAAGATCATGCAGGAGCGCGCCTTCGCCGACCCCAAGCTCGAGATGGTCTGGAACTCCGAGGTCGCCGCCATCAACGGCGCCGACAAGCTCGAGTCGATCACGCTGCGCGACACCGTGACGGGTGACGAGCGCCAGCTCGACATCACCGGGCTCTTCATCGCCATCGGCCACGACCCGCGTTCGGAGCTGCTGACCGGGCAGGTCGACCTCGACGACGACGGCTACGTCCTGGTGCACCACCCGTCCACCCGGACGAACCTTCCCGGCGTCTTCGCCGCGGGCGACCTGGTCGACCACCACTACCGGCAGGCCATCACGGCCGCCGGCACCGGCTGCGCCGCAGCCCTCGACGCGGAGCGCTTCATCGCCGCGCTCGACCACGCGGCGTCCACCGCCGGTGACGCTGCGGCGACGGTCCAGGAGATCAGCGAGCAGGTGCAGACAGCCGGCGCCTGA